Proteins encoded in a region of the Paucibacter sediminis genome:
- a CDS encoding patatin-like phospholipase family protein, which yields MTRAHRYLLTALLLLPPLTWGQDLPPAAGAARPKLGLVLSGGGARGLAHVGVLKVLERERIPVDLITGTSMGAIIGGLYASGMSAAQLERELTRLSWGDVFASRVERQDLSQRRKEEDFEFSAVLEFGMRDGEFRAPQGTLSSRGLEALLRRFTLPVRKIRRFDELPTPFRAVSTDMESGEQQVLSEGDLALAIRSSMSVPGVFAPVEWEDRILGDGGLINNLPVDIARSMGAERLIAVNVGTPIGGRESLGSLLGVTAQMINILTEQNVKRSLASLWEGDVLIKPQLGKLTSGDFERGVDFIKLGEQAAEAALPELRAFAVDEPGYRHWREARGGAQLDKPLLAAVRMEGSEIANPQRFADQLESKPGERFDLAKAERDTRFLASSGDYERVDYHVEAREAGDTLVFSMEDKSWGPNYFRVGLDLSTDLSGDSSFNLRISHNRHWLTPNGTEWRNQLTLGQTPRLYSELYHPLGLRLGVSNDWFVSGWGELERRQITIYDRDTGHGLARFQRSGASVGADLGQPWGRLGEIRIGLLHEAWRLSPSLLTIDVPGVDFNRHANETALRLKAVVDQLDFANFPQRGYRYTFEGLYGYQVNRGENNGNFARAELQATGVQSWGRHTLNLHLRGFAAREPESSVQGPYSLGGFQQLSGYKQGQLTGAALLFGRASYYMRLNETPVLTRGFFVGGSLEAGNTWDNHRQMSLKGLRWASSLFLGTDTTVGPLYVGLGYAPQGGSALYLFIGRP from the coding sequence ATGACCCGAGCCCATCGCTACCTCCTCACCGCACTGCTGCTGCTGCCTCCGCTGACCTGGGGGCAAGACCTGCCCCCGGCCGCCGGCGCGGCGCGCCCCAAGCTGGGCCTGGTGCTCTCGGGCGGTGGCGCGCGCGGCCTGGCCCATGTGGGCGTGCTCAAGGTGCTGGAGCGCGAGCGCATCCCGGTGGACCTGATCACCGGCACCTCGATGGGCGCCATCATCGGCGGCCTCTACGCCAGCGGCATGAGCGCCGCGCAGCTGGAGCGCGAGCTGACCCGGCTCTCCTGGGGCGATGTGTTCGCCAGCCGGGTGGAGCGGCAGGATCTTTCGCAGCGCCGCAAGGAGGAGGACTTCGAGTTCTCGGCGGTGCTGGAATTCGGCATGCGCGATGGCGAATTCCGCGCCCCGCAGGGCACGCTCTCCAGCCGCGGGCTGGAAGCGCTGCTGCGCCGCTTCACCCTGCCGGTGCGCAAGATACGCCGCTTCGACGAATTACCCACGCCCTTCCGCGCCGTTTCCACCGACATGGAGTCGGGCGAGCAGCAGGTGCTCAGCGAGGGCGACCTGGCGCTGGCGATCCGCTCCAGCATGAGCGTGCCGGGCGTGTTCGCGCCGGTGGAATGGGAGGACCGCATCCTCGGCGACGGTGGCCTGATCAACAACCTGCCGGTGGACATCGCCCGCAGCATGGGCGCCGAGCGGCTCATCGCCGTCAACGTCGGCACGCCGATCGGCGGGCGCGAATCGCTCGGCTCGCTGCTGGGCGTGACGGCGCAGATGATCAACATCCTCACCGAGCAGAACGTCAAGCGCAGTCTGGCCAGCCTGTGGGAAGGCGATGTGCTGATCAAGCCGCAGCTGGGCAAGCTCACATCCGGCGACTTCGAGCGCGGCGTCGACTTCATCAAGCTCGGCGAGCAGGCGGCCGAGGCAGCGCTGCCGGAGTTGCGCGCCTTCGCGGTCGACGAGCCCGGCTACCGGCACTGGCGCGAGGCGCGCGGCGGTGCGCAGCTCGACAAGCCGCTGCTGGCCGCGGTGCGCATGGAGGGTAGCGAGATCGCCAACCCCCAGCGCTTTGCTGACCAGCTCGAGTCCAAGCCCGGCGAACGCTTCGACCTCGCCAAGGCCGAGCGCGATACGCGCTTCCTCGCCTCCTCGGGCGACTACGAGCGCGTCGACTACCACGTCGAGGCGCGCGAGGCCGGCGACACCCTGGTGTTCAGCATGGAAGACAAGTCCTGGGGGCCTAACTACTTCCGTGTCGGCCTCGATCTCAGCACCGACCTGAGCGGCGACAGCTCCTTCAATCTGCGCATCTCGCACAACCGCCACTGGCTCACCCCCAATGGCACCGAATGGCGCAACCAGCTCACGCTCGGGCAGACGCCCAGGCTCTACTCCGAGCTCTACCATCCGCTGGGCCTGCGGCTGGGGGTATCGAACGACTGGTTCGTGTCCGGCTGGGGCGAGCTGGAGCGCAGGCAGATCACCATTTACGACCGCGACACGGGCCATGGCCTGGCGCGCTTCCAGCGCAGCGGCGCCAGCGTCGGCGCCGACCTCGGCCAGCCCTGGGGCCGCCTGGGCGAGATCCGCATCGGGCTGCTGCACGAGGCCTGGCGGCTCAGCCCCAGCCTGCTGACCATCGACGTGCCCGGCGTCGACTTCAACCGCCATGCCAACGAGACCGCGCTGCGCCTGAAGGCCGTGGTGGACCAGCTCGACTTCGCCAATTTCCCGCAGCGCGGCTATCGCTACACCTTCGAGGGCCTGTACGGCTACCAGGTCAATCGCGGCGAGAACAACGGCAATTTCGCGCGCGCCGAGCTGCAGGCCACGGGGGTGCAAAGCTGGGGCCGCCACACGCTCAATCTGCATCTGCGCGGCTTTGCTGCGCGCGAGCCCGAGAGCTCGGTGCAAGGGCCCTACAGCCTGGGCGGCTTCCAGCAACTGTCCGGCTACAAGCAGGGCCAGCTCACCGGCGCGGCCCTGCTGTTCGGGCGCGCCAGCTACTACATGCGGCTCAATGAGACGCCGGTGCTGACACGCGGCTTCTTCGTGGGCGGCTCGCTGGAGGCGGGCAACACCTGGGACAACCATCGCCAGATGAGCTTGAAGGGCCTGCGCTGGGCCAGCAGCCTGTTCCTGGGCACCGACACCACGGTGGGCCCGCTCTATGTGGGCCTGGGCTACGCGCCGCAGGGCGGTAGCGCGCTCTACCTCTTCATCGGCAGACCCTGA
- a CDS encoding alpha/beta fold hydrolase, with the protein MIECFDQVLPHGITLSCRACGPAAAPRLIFLHGFPEAAFIWDELMLMLADRYRCIAPNLRGYERSSAPREVEAYRAKHLVADVAALVAATGEGPLTALVAHDWGGAVAWNLAVQKPQQMQQLVIINSPHPGTFLRELQLNPAQRRASAYMNMLCRPDAEERLAEHDFAGMFAFFTDFAEGGAPWLDEALRARYRELWSRGLTGPLNYYRASPMRPPTPEDPGAMALEFAPEFVTVKLPTLVIWGEADRALPPSMLEGLAHFVPQLRLERVPGATHWIVHEQPALIAKLIAGLIPQGLPMKR; encoded by the coding sequence ATGATCGAATGCTTTGACCAGGTGCTGCCGCATGGCATCACCCTGTCCTGCCGCGCTTGCGGCCCGGCCGCGGCGCCGCGCCTGATCTTTCTGCATGGCTTTCCCGAGGCCGCCTTCATCTGGGACGAGCTGATGCTGATGCTGGCGGACCGCTACCGCTGCATTGCGCCCAATCTGCGCGGCTACGAGCGCTCCAGCGCGCCGCGCGAGGTCGAGGCCTACCGCGCCAAGCATCTGGTGGCGGATGTCGCGGCCCTGGTGGCCGCCACCGGCGAGGGCCCGCTGACCGCCCTGGTGGCGCATGACTGGGGCGGTGCGGTGGCCTGGAATCTGGCGGTGCAGAAGCCCCAGCAGATGCAGCAGCTGGTGATCATCAACTCACCGCATCCGGGCACCTTCTTGCGCGAGCTGCAGCTCAATCCGGCGCAGCGCCGCGCCAGCGCCTACATGAACATGCTGTGCCGGCCGGATGCCGAGGAGCGCCTGGCCGAGCACGACTTTGCCGGCATGTTCGCCTTCTTCACCGACTTTGCCGAGGGCGGCGCGCCCTGGCTCGACGAGGCCTTGCGTGCGCGCTACCGCGAGCTCTGGTCGCGCGGGCTCACCGGCCCCCTGAACTACTACCGGGCCTCGCCGATGCGGCCGCCCACGCCCGAGGATCCGGGCGCGATGGCGCTGGAGTTCGCGCCCGAGTTCGTCACCGTCAAGCTGCCCACCCTGGTGATCTGGGGCGAGGCCGACCGCGCCCTGCCGCCCAGCATGCTGGAGGGCCTTGCGCATTTCGTGCCGCAGCTGCGGCTCGAGCGCGTGCCGGGCGCGACGCACTGGATCGTGCATGAGCAGCCGGCGCTGATCGCCAAGCTGATCGCCGGGCTGATCCCTCAGGGTCTGCCGATGAAGAGGTAG